One Leptotrichia hongkongensis genomic window carries:
- a CDS encoding DUF871 domain-containing protein, producing MRKLGISIYPGKTTEEELLSYIDKSFEAGFSRIFSCLLSSTEDKEIILKKFKKVNYYAKEKGFEIILDVNPKVLNDLGISYDNLAFFKEMGADGIRLDIGFTGLQESIMTFNKENLKIEINMSNDTHYIDTIMDYRPNKNNLIGCHNFYPHIHTGLGLEFFKKCTENFTKYGLRTAAFITSQSKNSFGPKPVTQGLPTLEMHRNLPLIVQFKHFMALETIDDIIISNCYPTDEELEEFKKVRKDMVSFSIELKKNVPKIEQKIIFDEFHFNRGDISENLIRSTNSRVKYKEHNFKIFNAPEIIKKGDIIIESSEFGHYAGELLIAKTEMKNTGKSNVVGKIADEEIFLIDYIKPWQKFSFVKK from the coding sequence ATGAGAAAATTAGGAATTTCTATTTATCCTGGAAAGACAACTGAAGAAGAACTGCTAAGTTATATTGATAAATCTTTTGAAGCTGGCTTTAGCCGAATATTTAGTTGTCTGCTTTCTTCTACAGAGGATAAAGAAATAATTTTAAAAAAATTTAAAAAAGTAAATTATTATGCCAAAGAAAAAGGGTTTGAGATTATTCTGGATGTAAATCCAAAAGTTTTGAATGATTTGGGAATAAGTTATGATAATTTAGCATTTTTTAAGGAAATGGGAGCTGACGGAATTAGGCTTGATATTGGATTTACTGGATTGCAGGAAAGCATTATGACATTTAATAAAGAAAATTTAAAAATTGAAATAAATATGAGCAACGATACTCATTATATCGATACAATTATGGATTATCGCCCGAATAAAAATAATCTGATAGGATGCCATAACTTTTATCCTCATATTCACACAGGATTAGGCTTGGAATTTTTCAAAAAATGTACAGAAAATTTTACAAAATATGGATTACGAACAGCCGCATTTATAACTTCACAATCTAAAAACAGTTTTGGTCCTAAGCCAGTAACGCAAGGATTACCAACTTTGGAAATGCATCGTAATTTACCGTTGATAGTTCAGTTCAAGCATTTTATGGCACTAGAAACAATTGACGATATAATTATTTCAAACTGCTATCCAACTGATGAAGAATTAGAAGAATTTAAAAAAGTGCGTAAAGATATGGTAAGTTTCTCAATTGAACTTAAAAAAAATGTTCCTAAAATAGAACAAAAAATAATTTTTGATGAATTTCACTTTAATAGAGGTGATATTTCTGAAAATCTAATCCGTTCTACAAATAGCCGTGTAAAATATAAAGAACATAATTTTAAAATTTTTAATGCCCCTGAAATAATAAAAAAGGGAGATATAATTATTGAAAGCAGCGAATTTGGACATTACGCAGGGGAACTTTTAATTGCAAAAACAGAAATGAAAAATACCGGAAAATCAAATGTTGTTGGAAAGATAGCAGATGAAGAAATATTTTTAATTGATTACATCAAACCTTGGCAAAAATTTTCTTTTGTAAAAAAATAA
- a CDS encoding NUDIX hydrolase, with protein sequence MDNTFRFLKGAKMIHPTTGITLEYLDKSDAVCFVLFNETKEKVILVKQFRPGSKNYEIEVCAGLIDGDEKPRVAAFRELKEETGYLEKDVTDIEELPQGLYVSPGYTTERLYFFSARLKSDDIKPVEQSLDHGEEVEVVWVDVKDITKMSRDMKTILAVTYFSKEAK encoded by the coding sequence ATGGATAATACTTTTAGATTTTTAAAAGGGGCAAAAATGATACATCCTACGACAGGGATTACATTGGAGTATTTAGATAAATCTGATGCAGTTTGTTTTGTGCTGTTTAACGAAACAAAAGAAAAAGTAATTTTAGTGAAGCAGTTCAGACCAGGGTCAAAAAATTATGAAATTGAAGTTTGTGCTGGGCTAATTGATGGAGATGAAAAGCCTAGAGTTGCTGCATTTAGAGAGTTGAAAGAGGAAACTGGGTATTTGGAAAAAGATGTGACAGATATTGAAGAGTTGCCACAAGGACTGTATGTTTCGCCAGGATACACGACCGAAAGATTGTATTTTTTCAGTGCAAGACTAAAATCTGATGACATTAAGCCTGTAGAGCAGTCACTCGACCATGGGGAAGAAGTAGAAGTAGTATGGGTCGATGTGAAAGATATTACAAAGATGTCAAGAGATATGAAAACAATACTTGCAGTAACTTACTTTTCAAAAGAAGCTAAATAA
- a CDS encoding histidinol-phosphatase, with the protein MNKTNFHTHNYRCEHAVGNVEDYVKVAIKEGYTELGISDHAPMPEYYKNNRMKEEDFDGYLKEIEEAQEKYGDKIKIYKSLEIEYFPEFIEKYDKYREKLDYLVLGLHAFRKDGDSTNYNAWKIQTGEDVLAYAKYMVEAIESAKFDYIAHPDLYVINYRTWDENCEKAAHMISKAAEKMDVPLEVNANGIRKTFERHPDWDRYMYPYKEFWEIVKQYNVRTIIGSDTHDFNRMEDKEMEIAREFAKEIGLNVIESIF; encoded by the coding sequence ATGAATAAGACAAATTTTCATACTCACAATTACCGATGTGAACATGCCGTTGGAAATGTGGAAGATTATGTAAAAGTGGCAATTAAGGAAGGTTATACTGAACTTGGAATATCAGATCACGCTCCAATGCCTGAATATTATAAAAACAATAGAATGAAAGAAGAAGATTTTGACGGATATTTGAAGGAAATAGAAGAAGCACAGGAAAAATATGGAGATAAAATCAAGATTTATAAATCACTGGAGATTGAATATTTTCCAGAATTTATTGAAAAATATGATAAATACAGGGAGAAATTGGATTATCTTGTTTTAGGGCTGCATGCCTTTAGAAAAGACGGAGATAGCACAAATTATAATGCTTGGAAGATACAGACAGGGGAAGATGTGCTGGCTTATGCGAAATATATGGTTGAGGCTATAGAAAGTGCTAAATTTGACTACATTGCACACCCAGACTTATATGTAATAAATTATCGGACTTGGGATGAAAACTGTGAAAAAGCAGCACACATGATTTCAAAAGCGGCAGAAAAAATGGATGTACCGCTTGAAGTAAATGCAAACGGAATAAGAAAAACATTTGAAAGACATCCAGACTGGGACAGATATATGTATCCATACAAGGAATTTTGGGAAATTGTGAAGCAGTATAATGTTAGAACGATAATTGGTTCGGATACACACGATTTTAACAGAATGGAAGATAAAGAGATGGAAATTGCAAGAGAGTTTGCAAAAGAAATTGGGTTGAATGTGATTGAGAGTATTTTTTAG
- a CDS encoding ABC-F family ATP-binding cassette domain-containing protein produces MISTSNLSVQFGGRKLFDEVNIKFTEGNCYGIIGPNGAGKSTFLKVLTGELDSTSGEVIIEKNKRLSFLKQDHFAYEDEEVLNVVMMGHAKLYDIMMQKNALYAKTEFTEEDGNLAAELEGEFAELDGWEAETNAEKFLIGLGIPSELHHKLMKELTEPEKVKVLLAQAIFGNPDILLLDEPTNGLDLHAVKWLEDFLMDLENTTVLVVSHDRHFLNKVCTHIADIDYGKIKMFVGNYDFWYESNQLMQELIRNQNKKMEQKKKELQDFIARFSANASKSKQATSRKKQLEKLQFEDMQVSNRKYPYIEFKPEREAGNNMLKVENLTKTIDGEKVLNNISFTINTGDKVVILSKNDIAKTTLFQILAGELEPDSGTVEWGVTTSQSYFPKDNSEFFEGVDLSLIDWLRQFSPDQHEEYVRGFLGRMLFSGEEAKKKAKVLSGGEKVRCMLSKMMLSNANVLLLDNPTDHLDLESITSLNKSLERFNGTILFTTHDHEFIQTIANKIIEITPKGILEKEMEYDDYLNDETVEARLNEMYS; encoded by the coding sequence TTGATTTCAACAAGTAATTTATCTGTCCAGTTTGGTGGACGAAAACTTTTTGATGAAGTAAACATTAAATTTACAGAAGGAAACTGTTACGGTATCATTGGACCGAATGGAGCTGGAAAATCAACTTTTTTGAAAGTGTTAACTGGGGAGCTTGATTCTACTTCTGGAGAAGTTATTATAGAAAAAAATAAAAGGTTATCATTTTTAAAACAGGATCACTTTGCTTACGAAGATGAAGAAGTGCTAAATGTAGTAATGATGGGGCATGCAAAATTATACGATATTATGATGCAAAAAAATGCCCTATACGCAAAAACTGAATTTACAGAAGAAGACGGAAACTTGGCGGCTGAACTTGAAGGAGAATTTGCAGAGCTAGACGGTTGGGAAGCTGAAACAAATGCTGAAAAATTTCTTATTGGTTTAGGAATTCCTTCTGAACTTCATCATAAACTGATGAAAGAGTTAACAGAACCTGAAAAAGTAAAGGTTCTGCTTGCACAGGCTATTTTTGGAAATCCTGACATATTATTATTAGATGAGCCTACAAATGGACTTGACTTGCATGCAGTAAAATGGCTAGAAGATTTTCTGATGGACTTAGAAAATACAACTGTACTTGTAGTTTCACATGATAGACACTTTTTAAACAAGGTTTGTACTCATATTGCTGATATTGATTACGGAAAAATTAAAATGTTTGTTGGAAACTATGATTTCTGGTACGAATCAAATCAATTAATGCAAGAATTAATCAGAAACCAAAATAAGAAGATGGAGCAAAAGAAAAAGGAATTGCAAGACTTTATTGCACGTTTCTCTGCCAACGCCTCAAAATCAAAACAGGCTACAAGCCGTAAGAAACAGCTTGAAAAATTACAATTTGAAGATATGCAGGTTTCTAACAGAAAATATCCATACATTGAGTTCAAGCCTGAAAGAGAAGCTGGGAACAATATGTTAAAAGTTGAGAACTTAACCAAAACTATCGATGGCGAAAAAGTTCTTAACAATATTTCCTTTACGATAAATACTGGGGATAAAGTTGTTATTTTATCAAAAAATGACATTGCAAAGACTACTCTTTTCCAAATTCTAGCTGGTGAATTAGAACCAGATTCAGGAACTGTGGAATGGGGAGTTACAACTTCTCAAAGTTATTTCCCAAAAGACAACTCTGAATTTTTTGAAGGTGTAGATTTGTCATTGATTGACTGGCTAAGACAATTTTCACCTGACCAGCACGAAGAATATGTACGTGGATTCTTAGGAAGAATGTTATTCTCAGGAGAAGAGGCGAAAAAAAAGGCCAAAGTACTTTCTGGAGGGGAAAAAGTTCGTTGCATGCTTTCAAAAATGATGCTATCAAATGCAAACGTACTATTATTAGATAACCCAACAGATCACTTAGATCTTGAATCAATTACATCGTTAAATAAATCGCTGGAAAGATTTAACGGAACAATTTTATTCACAACACACGACCACGAATTTATTCAAACAATTGCAAATAAAATAATTGAAATTACACCAAAAGGTATTTTAGAAAAAGAAATGGAATACGATGATTATTTAAATGATGAAACTGTTGAAGCAAGGCTGAATGAGATGTATAGTTAG
- the murQ gene encoding N-acetylmuramic acid 6-phosphate etherase, translated as MIELEKLSTEENNPNSKDIELQDSLEVVRRINEEDKKVAFCVEKELESISRLIDVILSKYKKETRIIYIGAGTSGRLGILDASECPPTYGVPFEKVQGIIAGGNEAIFKAKENAEDNPELGKQDLVNINLTKNDVVIGLAASGRTPYVLGAIEYANSIGAVTGSITCSKNSDLSKISQYPIEVTVGAEIVTGSTRMKAGTAQKMILNMISTTIMIKLGKVFSGYMVDVKTSNQKLVERAKRIIMKTTGVDYEIASSVLEKAGNDVKTAIAMILLDIDRDMATEKLKQYDNNVAKLIHEYSEKNI; from the coding sequence ATGATTGAACTTGAAAAATTGTCTACTGAAGAAAATAATCCTAATAGCAAGGATATCGAATTACAGGATAGCCTTGAAGTTGTGAGAAGGATAAATGAGGAAGACAAGAAAGTGGCGTTTTGCGTAGAAAAAGAATTAGAGAGCATTTCACGGCTTATAGATGTCATATTGTCAAAATATAAAAAAGAAACAAGAATTATATATATTGGTGCAGGAACATCGGGAAGACTTGGAATTCTTGATGCTTCGGAATGCCCTCCCACTTATGGGGTTCCCTTTGAGAAAGTTCAAGGAATAATTGCTGGTGGAAATGAAGCGATATTCAAGGCTAAGGAAAATGCTGAAGATAATCCAGAACTGGGAAAACAGGACTTGGTGAATATTAACCTTACAAAAAATGATGTGGTTATAGGACTTGCGGCTTCTGGCAGAACACCTTATGTTTTAGGGGCAATTGAATATGCAAATAGCATTGGTGCAGTTACGGGAAGTATAACTTGCTCCAAAAATTCGGATTTATCCAAAATCAGTCAATATCCAATAGAAGTTACCGTTGGTGCTGAAATTGTTACTGGCTCTACCAGAATGAAGGCTGGAACAGCCCAGAAGATGATACTTAATATGATTTCTACAACAATTATGATAAAACTTGGAAAAGTATTCTCAGGCTACATGGTGGATGTCAAAACTTCCAATCAGAAACTGGTTGAGCGAGCAAAAAGAATAATAATGAAAACTACTGGGGTTGATTATGAAATTGCAAGTTCTGTTTTGGAAAAAGCCGGAAATGATGTAAAAACAGCTATTGCTATGATACTTTTGGATATTGATAGAGATATGGCAACGGAAAAATTAAAACAATACGACAATAATGTAGCAAAATTGATACATGAATATTCTGAAAAAAATATTTAG
- a CDS encoding membrane lipoprotein lipid attachment site-containing protein → MKKIILFICILIGVSSCSVIRGFADISNRNARGYKTEYKQEQLALEHHKLTYKFPKTKDSRNNEEYETVWNGMKLIIPKNTTIDKEGKLVYKGYQLRVGFTQTANREELCRNNVNDSKQWYKKYDGSYRILEFYEFKYYKGHPNFNLDLAKDIAALNDFIEC, encoded by the coding sequence TTGAAGAAAATAATTTTATTTATTTGTATTTTAATAGGAGTGAGTTCATGTTCTGTTATTCGTGGATTTGCTGATATATCAAATCGAAATGCCAGAGGATATAAAACTGAATATAAACAAGAACAGTTAGCATTAGAACATCATAAACTAACATATAAATTTCCAAAAACAAAGGATAGTAGAAATAACGAGGAATATGAAACAGTATGGAATGGTATGAAGCTAATAATTCCTAAAAATACAACGATAGATAAGGAAGGTAAATTAGTTTATAAAGGTTATCAATTAAGAGTGGGATTTACTCAAACTGCTAATAGAGAAGAGCTTTGTAGAAATAATGTGAATGACAGTAAACAATGGTATAAGAAATATGATGGAAGTTATCGTATTTTAGAGTTTTATGAGTTTAAGTATTACAAAGGTCATCCAAATTTTAATTTAGATTTAGCTAAAGACATAGCTGCACTAAATGATTTTATCGAATGTTAA
- the pfkA gene encoding 6-phosphofructokinase → MKKIAILTSGGDSQGMNTVIRAVTKAAINKGMEVYGIRRGYKGMLEDQIFPLTLLDVSGIADKGGTILLSARLPEFKDPEVRAKAAANLKKYGIDGLVVIGGDGSFHGAHYLYEEHGIKTIGIPGTIDNDVAGTDYTVGYDTALNIILDAISKLKDTATSHERTYLVEVMGRNCGDLALYSAIAGGASGVMIPEAQSSIDKIAEVIKKRRAEGKLYDIIVVAEGVGNIMDIKDELAKKIDTNIRVTILGHIQRGGAPTAFDRILATRLGVKAVELIEEGKGGLMVGIQSEEVTTHKLSYAWENYSKTSASDYAIANMLSL, encoded by the coding sequence ATGAAGAAAATCGCAATCTTAACAAGTGGAGGAGATTCACAGGGGATGAATACAGTGATAAGAGCTGTCACTAAAGCTGCTATAAACAAAGGAATGGAAGTTTATGGTATAAGAAGAGGATACAAAGGTATGCTTGAAGATCAGATTTTTCCATTGACATTGTTAGATGTAAGTGGAATTGCTGATAAAGGAGGAACAATTTTACTATCAGCAAGATTGCCAGAATTCAAAGATCCTGAAGTTAGAGCAAAAGCGGCGGCTAATTTAAAAAAATATGGAATTGATGGATTAGTTGTAATCGGTGGAGACGGATCATTCCATGGGGCACACTATTTGTATGAGGAACATGGTATTAAAACAATTGGAATACCTGGAACAATTGATAATGACGTAGCTGGAACTGACTATACAGTTGGTTATGACACAGCATTAAATATAATTTTAGATGCTATTTCTAAATTAAAAGATACAGCAACTTCACACGAAAGAACATACTTGGTTGAAGTAATGGGAAGAAACTGTGGAGATTTGGCTCTTTATTCTGCAATAGCAGGAGGAGCAAGTGGAGTAATGATTCCTGAAGCTCAAAGTTCTATTGATAAAATAGCTGAAGTAATCAAAAAAAGACGTGCGGAAGGTAAATTGTACGATATAATCGTAGTTGCAGAAGGTGTCGGAAATATTATGGACATTAAGGATGAATTAGCTAAAAAAATTGATACAAATATAAGAGTTACAATTTTAGGGCATATCCAAAGAGGTGGAGCACCAACAGCATTTGACAGAATATTAGCAACAAGATTAGGAGTAAAAGCGGTTGAGCTTATCGAAGAAGGAAAAGGTGGATTAATGGTTGGAATTCAAAGTGAAGAAGTAACAACTCATAAATTATCTTACGCTTGGGAAAATTATTCTAAAACATCTGCTTCTGATTATGCAATCGCAAATATGTTATCATTATAA
- a CDS encoding PTS transporter subunit EIIC, producing the protein MDAKKTAQEIYDILGGKENIASNAVCMTRLRVKVKNEVDLEKLKKVDGVLNVVNAETLQIILGPGKVNAVGDKFSKLSGIALGFSDSNIKDIASENKKTNKQKHNGPVQRFLQKIANIFVPLLPGIIASGLIMGLTNVINVATKNAYNTVWWFAAIRSIGFVMFGYLAIYVGMNAAKEFGGTAVLGGIMGSIFITNPALPLLLKVEDKSAIILPFTGKPFAPGMGGLLASLFMGIIVAYLEKNIRKIVPVMLDTFFTPLLTLIIGVFIALIIIQPLGTVVTGFIFTILDFSYKKLGILGGYILAAGFLPLVSVGLHQALTPIHTLLNDPTGPTKGINYLLPILIMAGGGQVGAGIAIYIKTKNQRLKNMVRDSIPVGILGIGEPLMYAVTLPLGKPFITACLGSGIGGVLAVLFHLGTISQGVSGLFGLLIVVPGTWIYFIIAMLGAYAGGFILTYLFGIDDEKIEEMYG; encoded by the coding sequence ATGGATGCAAAAAAAACAGCACAGGAAATTTATGATATTTTAGGCGGTAAGGAAAACATTGCTTCAAACGCAGTCTGCATGACAAGACTTAGAGTTAAAGTTAAAAATGAAGTAGATTTAGAAAAGTTAAAAAAAGTTGATGGCGTACTGAACGTAGTAAATGCTGAAACTTTACAGATAATACTAGGGCCTGGAAAAGTAAATGCAGTAGGAGATAAATTTTCAAAACTTAGTGGTATTGCTCTAGGATTTTCAGATAGTAACATAAAGGATATAGCAAGTGAAAATAAGAAAACAAATAAACAAAAACATAATGGTCCTGTCCAACGATTTCTTCAAAAAATTGCAAATATATTTGTACCTCTATTACCTGGAATAATCGCATCAGGGTTAATAATGGGACTTACAAATGTAATAAATGTTGCAACAAAAAATGCTTATAATACAGTATGGTGGTTTGCTGCGATAAGAAGTATCGGATTTGTTATGTTTGGATATCTTGCGATTTATGTAGGGATGAATGCAGCAAAAGAATTTGGTGGGACTGCAGTGCTTGGTGGAATTATGGGATCAATATTTATCACAAATCCAGCCTTGCCTTTACTTCTTAAAGTTGAAGACAAGAGTGCAATTATACTTCCTTTTACAGGTAAGCCTTTTGCACCTGGAATGGGAGGACTGCTTGCATCTTTATTTATGGGAATAATAGTCGCATATTTGGAAAAAAATATAAGAAAGATAGTTCCTGTAATGCTTGATACCTTTTTTACTCCTCTTTTAACTTTAATAATAGGTGTATTTATAGCCCTAATAATAATTCAGCCTTTAGGAACTGTTGTAACTGGCTTCATATTCACCATTCTTGATTTCTCATATAAGAAGTTAGGAATATTGGGAGGATATATACTGGCGGCTGGATTCCTTCCTTTAGTTTCAGTTGGACTACATCAAGCTTTAACTCCTATACACACTTTACTTAATGATCCGACAGGACCTACAAAAGGAATTAACTATCTGCTTCCTATACTTATAATGGCAGGTGGAGGACAAGTTGGCGCAGGAATTGCAATTTATATAAAAACTAAGAATCAACGGCTTAAAAATATGGTAAGAGATTCTATTCCGGTTGGAATACTTGGAATTGGTGAACCATTAATGTATGCTGTAACTTTACCATTAGGAAAACCTTTTATTACAGCGTGCTTAGGTTCTGGAATCGGTGGAGTTCTTGCAGTTCTATTTCATTTAGGAACAATTTCTCAAGGTGTTTCAGGTTTATTTGGACTACTTATTGTTGTTCCTGGAACTTGGATTTACTTTATAATTGCAATGCTTGGAGCGTATGCAGGAGGATTTATACTGACTTATTTATTTGGAATTGATGATGAAAAGATTGAAGAGATGTATGGATAA
- the recR gene encoding recombination mediator RecR: MKKLNDLIDVFAKLPGIGRKSAARIAFDVLDKSEDDIDRMLEIIKDSHMNIKHCEICGNLSENDICEICTNEKRDKEVICVVEGVRDVIAFEKSETYNGLYHVLGGKIDPLNGVTIEDLNLRKLMNRLNEDVKEVILALNPDLEGETTSLYLTKFLKEKNIKISKIASGIPMGGNIEYTDMATLGRSLEGRVNVDDVD; encoded by the coding sequence ATGAAAAAATTAAATGATTTAATAGATGTTTTTGCAAAATTGCCAGGAATTGGGAGAAAAAGTGCGGCAAGAATTGCGTTTGATGTTTTAGATAAAAGTGAAGATGATATTGATAGAATGCTGGAAATAATAAAGGATTCGCATATGAATATCAAACATTGCGAAATTTGTGGAAATTTGTCTGAAAATGATATTTGCGAGATTTGTACTAACGAGAAAAGGGATAAGGAAGTAATCTGCGTAGTTGAAGGAGTCCGAGATGTAATTGCTTTTGAAAAATCTGAAACATATAACGGACTTTATCATGTACTTGGTGGAAAGATAGATCCATTAAATGGAGTTACAATTGAAGATTTGAATTTGAGAAAGTTAATGAATAGACTAAATGAAGATGTAAAAGAAGTTATATTGGCTTTAAATCCCGACTTGGAAGGTGAAACTACAAGCCTATATTTGACAAAATTCCTGAAAGAAAAGAATATTAAGATTTCTAAAATTGCAAGCGGTATTCCAATGGGCGGAAATATTGAATACACGGATATGGCAACACTAGGAAGATCGCTTGAGGGTAGGGTTAATGTGGATGATGTAGACTAA
- the pykF gene encoding pyruvate kinase PykF, translated as MKIKMTKVVCTIGPKTESVEMLTKLVESGMNVMRLNFSHGDFEEHGARIKNIREVMKKTGKEIGILLDTKGPEIRTGKLEGGKDVLLETGKKVTITTDYSFVGNAEKFAVSYPGIVDDLYEGTTVLLDDGLVGLKVESVDKAAGEVHCVVTNTGELGETKGVNLPDVSVGLPALAEKDIADLKFGCEQGVDFVAASFIRKASDVAEVRKVLDDNGGKNIQIISKIESQEGVDNFDEILELSDAIMVARGDLGVEVPAEEVPFMQKMMIRKCNKVGKPVITATQMLDSMIRNPRPTRAEAGDVANAILDGTDAVMLSGESAKGKYPVEAVKMMATISKRTDEFKKFKTVETPDGSEISVTEAISSGAVSTSQALDAKLIVCWTKTGRAARMIRKYGPVVPIIALTDNDQTARQLALVRGVRAYVEKGLDKTDDFFARAREIAANHEEANKGDLVVMVTGISKEGTTNTFRVERVGE; from the coding sequence ATGAAAATTAAAATGACTAAAGTTGTTTGTACTATCGGTCCAAAAACTGAAAGTGTTGAAATGTTGACAAAATTAGTAGAAAGCGGAATGAACGTAATGAGATTGAACTTTTCTCATGGTGATTTCGAAGAACATGGAGCTAGAATTAAAAATATTAGAGAAGTAATGAAAAAAACAGGTAAGGAAATAGGAATTTTATTAGATACTAAAGGACCTGAAATCAGAACTGGAAAATTAGAAGGTGGAAAAGACGTATTATTAGAAACTGGTAAAAAAGTAACTATTACTACTGATTACTCTTTCGTTGGAAATGCTGAAAAATTTGCAGTTTCTTATCCTGGAATTGTTGATGACTTGTATGAAGGAACAACAGTATTATTAGATGACGGTTTAGTTGGATTAAAAGTTGAAAGCGTTGATAAAGCAGCTGGAGAAGTTCACTGTGTTGTTACAAATACTGGAGAACTAGGAGAAACTAAAGGTGTAAACTTGCCGGATGTTTCAGTTGGATTACCAGCATTAGCTGAAAAAGATATTGCTGATTTGAAATTTGGTTGTGAACAAGGTGTTGACTTTGTAGCAGCATCATTCATAAGAAAAGCATCTGACGTTGCTGAAGTAAGAAAAGTATTGGATGACAACGGTGGAAAAAATATTCAAATTATTTCAAAAATTGAAAGCCAAGAAGGTGTTGATAACTTCGATGAAATCTTGGAATTAAGTGATGCAATCATGGTTGCCAGAGGAGATTTAGGAGTAGAAGTGCCTGCTGAAGAAGTTCCATTTATGCAAAAAATGATGATTAGAAAATGTAATAAAGTTGGAAAACCAGTTATTACTGCAACACAAATGTTAGACTCAATGATTAGAAACCCACGTCCTACAAGAGCAGAAGCAGGAGACGTTGCTAACGCTATCTTAGACGGTACAGATGCAGTTATGTTATCAGGAGAATCTGCAAAAGGTAAATATCCAGTAGAAGCTGTTAAAATGATGGCTACTATTTCAAAAAGAACAGATGAATTTAAGAAATTTAAAACAGTTGAAACTCCAGATGGATCAGAAATTTCTGTTACAGAAGCAATTTCAAGTGGTGCAGTAAGCACTTCGCAAGCATTAGATGCTAAATTAATCGTATGTTGGACAAAAACTGGTAGAGCAGCAAGAATGATTAGAAAATATGGACCAGTTGTACCAATTATTGCTTTGACAGACAATGACCAAACTGCTAGACAGTTAGCATTAGTAAGGGGAGTTAGAGCTTACGTAGAAAAAGGATTGGATAAAACAGATGATTTCTTTGCAAGAGCAAGAGAAATTGCTGCTAATCATGAAGAAGCTAACAAAGGTGATTTAGTAGTAATGGTAACAGGAATCTCTAAAGAAGGAACAACTAATACATTTAGAGTAGAAAGAGTTGGAGAATAA